The Apodemus sylvaticus chromosome 22, mApoSyl1.1, whole genome shotgun sequence genome includes a region encoding these proteins:
- the Cldn3 gene encoding claudin-3: MSMGLEITGTSLAVLGWLCTIVCCALPMWRVSAFIGSSIITAQVTWEGLWMNCVVQSTGQMQCKMYDSLLALPQDLQAARALIVVSILLAAFGLLVALVGAQCTNCVQDETAKAKITIVAGVLFLLAALLTLVPVSWSANTIIRDFYNPLVPESQKREMGAGLYVGWAAAALQLLGGALLCCSCPPREKYAPTKILYSAPRSTGPGTGTGTAYDRKDYV; this comes from the coding sequence ATGTCCATGGGCCTGGAGATCACCGGCACGTCGCTGGCCGTGCTGGGCTGGCTGTGCACCATCGTGTGCTGCGCCCTTCCCATGTGGCGCGTTTCGGCCTTCATAGGCAGCAGCATCATCACGGCGCAGGTCACCTGGGAGGGCCTGTGGATGAACTGCGTGGTGCAGAGCACCGGCCAGATGCAGTGTAAGATGTACGACTCACTGCTGGCCCTGCCGCAGGACCTGCAGGCCGCCCGAGCCCTCATCGTGGTGTCCATACTTCTGGCCGCCTTCGGGCTCCTCGTGGCGCTCGTGGGCGCCCAGTGTACCAACTGCGTGCAAGACGAGACGGCCAAGGCCAAGATCACCATCGTGGCGGGAGTGCTTTTCCTGTTGGCGGCTCTGCTCACCCTAGTGCCGGTGTCCTGGTCGGCCAACACCATCATCAGGGATTTCTATAATCCGCTGGTGCCCGAGTCTCAGAAGCGGGAGATGGGAGCTGGGTTGTACGTGGGCTGGGCTGCCGCCGCGCTGCAGTTGCTAGGGGGCGCCTTGCTGTGTTGCTCCTGCCCACCGCGCGAGAAGTACGCACCCACCAAGATCCTCTATTCTGCGCCGCGATCCACCGGCCCTGGTACCGGTACCGGCACCGCCTACGACCGCAAGGACTACGTCTGA